Proteins encoded in a region of the Planococcus shixiaomingii genome:
- a CDS encoding OmpL47-type beta-barrel domain-containing protein, whose amino-acid sequence MLKKNGQISLLLSVLLVLQLILSTTAAVAAELENPLNLRLTVNSGNNITLRWDAISSAEKYNVYRINDDERTLMSSTTNTAFSMANMPQNTYTYEVASFNAATGESDFSRVIYTLVHPEMAAPANLSLSVRNGNDLLLKWAEVEFAISYNIYQIKDGIKTLVFNTTSLSKSFGNMPAGDYEYEVTSVSTRFGESKTASSAKTELVHPKMESPSEVSISIKNGNDLQLRWIEAAYATSYNIYQVKNGVKELKATVEGVSRTFSNMPEGDYEYEVTSVSTRFGESKIPTSTKIILKHPEMAAPQNLSQLIRNGNDLVLRWAETEFATSYNIYQVKNGVKELKTTVEGVSRTFTNMPEGNYQYEINSVSTRFGESKSAASIATTLIHPEMKAPLNLNLSIRNGNDVFLKWDEVEFATSYNIYQIVEGKKKFVLNTTGLTRNFADMPAGDYVYEVSSVSSRFGESKTTSKVQTTLVHPVMAAPEDLKLTVVNGNNLSLKWTETQFATGYNIYRIKDGIKKLAATTTSASRTFTNMPEDWYEYEVTAISSRFGESAPSKVEYTLGFPKVQSPELKIVPFDTQTAKLNWTEITGASVYNVFEVINGEYILLGSTDKRTFNVEKITDGKHEYVVTVTHSRFGDSGYSNLVGLEVQSDKTAPTTSASASDVWQKQDVSFELTAEDDKSGVASTFYSLNGIDFKEGTSVTVNKTQKVSFYSVDKAGNVEEVKTAQVNIDKIAPETNSNANNNWYQEYTVKFTAEDAQSGVDKTFYSENGSAFIEGESVVVNKEGINTVSFYSTDIAGNVEEAKTAEVKIDQTAPETASNADAEWHQEFAVDLTATDDKAGVETTFYSLNGATFKEGTNFTISEEGINTISFYSVDKAGNSEEAKTAEVKIDQSAPETAVNTDEEWHKEFNVKLTATDDKSEVANTFYSLNGSEFAEGTSFTVDKEGINKIEFYSVNIAGGVEEVKTAEVKIDRTAPETEATQSADWQLEAVVELSATDEKSGVDKTFYSVNGSDFTEGTSVAVTKAGVNNVAFYSVDKVGNKEEMKTIEVNIDVTAPETASNAAEQWFQEFAVELTATDDQSGVAQTFYSVNGSEFVEGTNFTVTEEGINTISFYSVDKAGNKEEVKTAEVKIDRSAPVTNSNADNVWHQEFAVELTAEDDKSRVANTFYSINGSDFTEGTSFTVETEGINEISFYSVDKAGNKEEVKTAEVKIDFTSPETLSNITDNWLKEDFAVELTAKDGLSGVAATYYALVDAEFAEGTSFLVSEEGVNDVQFYSTDIAGNKEQANTAQVKIDKTAPTVSWALNREYALGTKLPLSYSAADAVSGIASEKLTVNGKEVENGETISFDQPGEYKIQVTVTDNAGWTTMLEKTIAVYIPVNTIKINPGVIKGNSGVFNVQVSLPKGFSTKDFVLETAAINGVSAISGKNGFDKQAENGHFRFEREDFIWYDGEQSLEFRGMVDDYLVIGQATVETKGSNKK is encoded by the coding sequence ATGTTAAAAAAGAATGGTCAAATTTCACTGTTATTGAGTGTTTTACTAGTACTTCAGTTGATTTTATCAACAACTGCTGCTGTTGCTGCTGAATTAGAAAATCCTTTAAATTTAAGATTAACAGTGAACAGCGGAAATAATATAACTTTAAGATGGGATGCAATTAGTTCTGCGGAGAAATATAATGTCTATCGGATAAATGATGACGAAAGAACGTTAATGAGCTCAACAACGAATACAGCATTCAGTATGGCAAACATGCCTCAAAACACTTATACATATGAAGTTGCATCTTTTAACGCCGCAACTGGAGAATCTGATTTTTCTCGTGTTATATATACTTTGGTGCACCCTGAGATGGCTGCCCCTGCAAATTTAAGTTTATCTGTCCGTAATGGAAATGATCTGTTATTAAAATGGGCCGAAGTAGAATTTGCAATTAGCTACAATATTTATCAAATAAAAGATGGTATAAAAACATTAGTTTTTAACACAACTTCTTTAAGCAAGTCTTTTGGCAATATGCCAGCAGGCGATTACGAATATGAAGTGACTTCGGTAAGCACTCGATTTGGTGAATCTAAAACAGCTAGTTCTGCCAAGACTGAATTAGTGCATCCTAAAATGGAGTCTCCATCCGAAGTAAGCATTTCTATCAAAAACGGAAATGACCTCCAATTAAGGTGGATAGAAGCAGCATATGCTACTAGTTATAATATTTATCAAGTAAAAAATGGCGTAAAAGAACTGAAGGCTACTGTAGAAGGCGTAAGCCGAACTTTTAGTAATATGCCAGAAGGCGACTATGAATACGAAGTGACTTCAGTAAGCACTCGGTTTGGTGAATCAAAAATTCCAACCTCAACTAAGATTATTTTGAAACATCCAGAAATGGCTGCTCCTCAAAACTTAAGCCAATTAATTAGAAATGGTAATGATTTAGTTTTAAGATGGGCCGAAACTGAATTCGCTACTAGTTATAATATTTATCAAGTGAAAAATGGCGTAAAAGAACTGAAGACTACTGTAGAAGGTGTAAGCCGAACTTTTACTAATATGCCTGAAGGCAACTATCAATATGAAATTAATTCGGTAAGCACTCGATTCGGAGAGTCAAAATCAGCTGCTTCGATCGCCACAACTTTAATACATCCAGAAATGAAAGCTCCATTAAATTTAAATCTTTCTATCCGTAATGGAAATGATGTTTTTTTAAAGTGGGATGAAGTGGAATTTGCAACTAGTTATAATATTTATCAAATAGTAGAAGGAAAGAAAAAATTTGTATTGAATACAACCGGTTTAACTCGAAATTTTGCTGATATGCCAGCAGGTGATTATGTTTATGAAGTGAGTTCAGTTAGTAGCAGATTCGGTGAATCTAAAACTACGAGTAAAGTTCAAACTACATTGGTGCATCCCGTAATGGCCGCGCCAGAAGATTTAAAACTTACCGTTGTTAACGGGAATAACTTGTCTTTAAAATGGACAGAAACGCAATTTGCTACTGGCTACAATATTTACCGGATTAAAGATGGAATTAAAAAATTAGCAGCAACAACTACTAGTGCAAGTCGTACTTTCACCAACATGCCGGAAGATTGGTATGAATACGAAGTGACTGCAATTAGTAGCCGTTTTGGTGAATCTGCTCCATCAAAAGTGGAATATACATTAGGGTTTCCGAAAGTACAAAGTCCAGAACTTAAAATAGTGCCATTCGATACTCAAACAGCGAAGTTGAATTGGACAGAAATCACAGGAGCTTCAGTTTATAATGTTTTTGAAGTAATTAATGGTGAATATATTTTGTTGGGATCAACAGATAAGAGAACTTTTAATGTAGAGAAAATTACAGATGGCAAACATGAATATGTTGTAACAGTTACACATAGCCGTTTCGGCGATTCAGGTTATTCGAACTTAGTCGGTCTCGAAGTGCAAAGTGACAAAACAGCACCGACTACATCCGCAAGCGCAAGTGACGTATGGCAGAAACAAGACGTTTCTTTTGAATTGACCGCAGAAGATGATAAGAGCGGTGTTGCTTCAACATTTTATTCATTAAATGGAATTGATTTTAAAGAAGGAACTAGTGTTACCGTAAATAAAACACAAAAAGTTTCTTTCTATAGCGTGGATAAAGCAGGAAATGTGGAAGAAGTTAAGACAGCTCAAGTGAATATCGATAAAATAGCTCCAGAAACAAACTCAAACGCAAACAACAACTGGTATCAAGAATATACTGTGAAGTTCACTGCTGAAGATGCACAGAGCGGAGTGGACAAAACGTTCTACTCGGAGAACGGTTCGGCATTCATAGAAGGCGAAAGCGTAGTGGTGAATAAAGAAGGCATCAACACGGTTTCATTCTATTCAACTGATATCGCAGGGAATGTGGAAGAAGCGAAAACGGCTGAAGTGAAAATCGATCAGACAGCACCAGAAACGGCTTCAAATGCTGACGCTGAATGGCATCAGGAATTTGCAGTTGATTTGACTGCAACAGACGATAAAGCAGGCGTCGAAACAACGTTTTATTCTTTGAACGGGGCTACATTCAAAGAAGGTACAAACTTTACAATATCTGAAGAAGGCATAAATACAATCTCCTTCTACAGCGTTGATAAAGCAGGCAATAGTGAAGAAGCGAAAACGGCCGAAGTGAAAATCGACCAGTCGGCTCCTGAGACAGCTGTTAACACTGACGAAGAATGGCACAAAGAGTTCAACGTCAAGTTGACAGCAACGGATGATAAGAGTGAAGTAGCAAACACTTTCTATTCGCTAAACGGTTCTGAATTCGCAGAAGGCACTAGCTTTACTGTCGATAAAGAAGGCATCAACAAAATTGAATTCTACAGCGTCAACATAGCTGGCGGCGTAGAAGAAGTGAAAACAGCGGAAGTGAAAATCGACCGTACTGCTCCAGAAACGGAAGCAACTCAATCTGCTGACTGGCAACTGGAAGCTGTAGTTGAACTTTCAGCGACTGATGAAAAGAGCGGCGTTGATAAGACTTTTTACTCGGTGAACGGTTCTGACTTTACAGAAGGCACAAGTGTTGCTGTAACCAAAGCGGGTGTCAACAATGTAGCTTTCTACAGTGTTGATAAAGTAGGAAACAAAGAAGAAATGAAAACCATCGAAGTAAATATCGATGTAACTGCTCCTGAAACGGCTTCAAATGCTGCAGAGCAATGGTTCCAGGAATTCGCAGTTGAATTAACAGCAACAGACGATCAAAGTGGAGTGGCACAAACTTTCTATTCAGTAAACGGTTCTGAATTTGTTGAAGGCACGAACTTCACGGTAACTGAAGAAGGCATTAACACAATTTCATTCTACAGTGTCGATAAAGCAGGAAATAAAGAAGAAGTGAAAACAGCAGAAGTGAAAATCGACCGTTCAGCACCAGTCACAAATTCAAACGCAGATAACGTTTGGCACCAAGAATTCGCTGTAGAATTAACAGCGGAAGATGATAAGAGCAGAGTGGCAAACACGTTCTACTCTATAAACGGTTCTGACTTCACAGAAGGCACAAGCTTTACTGTAGAAACTGAAGGAATCAATGAGATTTCTTTCTACAGTGTGGATAAAGCCGGCAACAAAGAAGAAGTGAAAACAGCCGAAGTGAAGATCGATTTCACATCACCTGAAACCCTTTCAAATATCACGGATAACTGGCTGAAAGAGGATTTTGCAGTTGAATTGACTGCGAAAGACGGCTTAAGCGGCGTTGCAGCTACGTATTATGCATTGGTGGACGCTGAATTTGCGGAAGGCACAAGCTTCCTGGTAAGTGAAGAAGGCGTCAACGATGTCCAGTTCTACAGCACGGACATTGCAGGAAACAAAGAACAAGCAAACACAGCGCAAGTAAAAATTGATAAAACTGCTCCAACGGTCTCATGGGCTTTGAACAGAGAATATGCATTGGGCACAAAATTGCCGCTTTCTTATTCAGCTGCAGATGCTGTATCCGGAATCGCTTCTGAAAAATTGACTGTTAATGGCAAAGAAGTAGAAAATGGAGAAACTATTTCATTCGATCAGCCAGGCGAGTACAAAATTCAGGTAACCGTAACGGATAACGCGGGTTGGACAACGATGCTGGAAAAAACGATTGCCGTTTACATCCCAGTAAATACGATCAAAATAAACCCTGGAGTCATCAAAGGCAACAGCGGCGTCTTCAATGTGCAAGTGTCTCTTCCAAAAGGCTTCAGTACAAAAGATTTTGTATTGGAAACAGCAGCCATCAACGGCGTTTCCGCTATTTCCGGCAAGAATGGTTTTGACAAGCAAGCAGAAAATGGGCATTTCCGTTTTGAACGCGAAGACTTCATATGGTACGACGGCGAGCAATCGCTCGAATTCCGCGGCATGGTAGATGACTATCTAGTTATCGGCCAAGCTACGGTAGAAACAAAAGGTTCTAATAAAAAATAA
- a CDS encoding flagellin, giving the protein MIINHNIAALNTHRQMGSAQSAQMNSMEKLSSGLRINSAKDDAAGLSISEKMRGQIRGLEQASTNAQDGISMIQTAEGALNETHDILQRMRELAVQSSSDTNTADDRAQIQKENAALISEIDRIATTTEFNTQKLLNGGGGTGTDGKFTFQIGANDKQNLEVTFADMQSEALLGATAPDLSTSAADSSAAITTIDNAIKKVSAERSQMGANQNRLEHTINNLNTSSENLTAAESRIRDVDMAKEMMEQTKNSILAQASQAMLAQANQAPQQVLQLLR; this is encoded by the coding sequence ATGATTATCAATCACAATATCGCAGCACTTAACACTCACCGCCAAATGGGCTCAGCTCAAAGCGCACAAATGAACAGCATGGAGAAATTGTCTTCTGGTCTTCGCATCAACAGTGCGAAAGACGATGCAGCAGGACTTTCGATCTCTGAAAAAATGCGTGGTCAAATCCGCGGTTTGGAGCAAGCTTCAACTAATGCTCAAGATGGTATCTCTATGATTCAGACAGCTGAGGGCGCATTGAACGAAACTCATGACATTCTTCAACGTATGCGTGAATTAGCAGTTCAATCTTCATCAGATACTAATACTGCTGATGACAGAGCGCAAATCCAAAAAGAAAATGCAGCATTGATTAGTGAAATTGATCGCATCGCTACAACTACTGAGTTCAATACTCAAAAATTGTTGAATGGCGGAGGCGGTACAGGTACAGATGGTAAATTCACATTCCAAATCGGTGCGAATGACAAACAAAACCTAGAAGTTACGTTTGCCGATATGCAATCAGAAGCGCTATTAGGTGCTACGGCTCCTGATTTAAGCACTAGTGCTGCGGATTCATCAGCTGCTATCACAACAATTGATAATGCTATCAAAAAAGTTTCAGCAGAACGCTCTCAGATGGGTGCAAACCAAAACCGTCTTGAGCACACAATCAACAACTTGAACACATCTTCTGAAAACCTAACAGCAGCGGAATCACGTATCCGTGACGTTGACATGGCTAAAGAAATGATGGAACAAACTAAGAATTCAATTTTAGCTCAAGCATCACAAGCAATGTTGGCTCAAGCTAACCAAGCTCCACAACAAGTACTTCAGTTATTACGTTAA
- the csrA gene encoding carbon storage regulator CsrA, translating to MLVLGRKKGESIIIDDDIEIIVTAVEGETVKLGINAPKHITIHRKEVYLEIQEENKQATSNVINLSDFLNMKKQ from the coding sequence ATGTTGGTACTCGGTAGAAAAAAAGGCGAATCGATTATTATCGATGATGATATCGAAATCATTGTGACGGCAGTTGAAGGGGAAACGGTGAAACTCGGCATCAATGCGCCAAAGCATATTACCATTCATAGGAAAGAAGTGTATCTGGAGATCCAAGAAGAGAACAAACAAGCGACGTCAAACGTGATTAACTTGAGTGATTTCTTGAATATGAAGAAACAATAA
- the fliW gene encoding flagellar assembly protein FliW, which yields MKIQTTQFGELKIADNRIITFEKGIPGFEESKQYILLPADENGESPFFFLQSIDIEELSFFLVDPFSFFKDYDVKLEEKMVERLALEDAADVIVLTTVSVTGEMKDATTNLKAPLVINNMKQLGMQTVLDNKTYQIKQPLFQTADARQV from the coding sequence ATGAAGATTCAAACAACGCAGTTTGGTGAACTGAAGATAGCGGATAACCGCATCATCACTTTTGAAAAAGGCATTCCCGGGTTTGAGGAATCGAAGCAGTATATTTTGCTGCCTGCCGATGAAAACGGCGAGTCGCCATTCTTTTTCCTGCAATCGATTGATATAGAAGAACTTAGTTTCTTTTTGGTTGATCCGTTTTCTTTCTTTAAAGACTATGATGTGAAATTGGAAGAGAAGATGGTGGAGCGGTTGGCATTAGAAGATGCGGCGGACGTGATTGTACTGACGACGGTTTCCGTCACAGGCGAAATGAAAGACGCGACGACGAACTTAAAAGCGCCGCTTGTAATAAACAACATGAAGCAGCTCGGCATGCAAACCGTCTTGGACAATAAAACCTACCAGATCAAGCAGCCATTATTCCAAACCGCTGACGCAAGGCAGGTGTAA